One Alkalinema sp. FACHB-956 genomic region harbors:
- a CDS encoding ammonium transporter, with protein sequence MQKVLAIHWFKRLSPSWQACIPLALLIVGLWNVASVASEPPTVESLAKDAQTMKIGLDTAWVLIASMLVIFMNAGFGMLETGFCRQKNAVNVLSKNLIVFALSTIAFWVIGFGLMFSDGNPFIGSPVFFLSGGTFSSLDWATIPLSAKFFFQLAFAGTAATIVSGAVAERIKFVDFLIFSLLLVGIAYPITGHWIWGGGWLATQGFYDFAGSTVVHAVGGWAALMGAAFLGPRLGKFRADGKPNALPGHNMSIATLGCLILWLGWFGFNPGSTMSVGDGSLIAHIAVTTNTAAAFGGIASTIVAWWYLGKPDLSMIINGILAGLVAVTASCAFVSIPSAAIIGTIGGILVVFAVGFFDKIKIDDPVGAVSVHLVNGVWGTLAVGLFSEGGIFGAGDVAPKAGLFFNGGVEQLWLQFLGTICVGGMTVLLSSIFWVALKATLGIRVKPEEEMEGLDISEHGMEAYAGFVKEVAGLSGASGDTSGYPSSMGTPKY encoded by the coding sequence ATGCAAAAGGTATTGGCTATCCATTGGTTTAAGCGATTGTCGCCGAGCTGGCAAGCTTGTATTCCGTTGGCATTACTGATCGTTGGTCTGTGGAATGTGGCTTCTGTTGCCAGTGAGCCCCCTACCGTAGAGAGTCTTGCCAAGGACGCTCAAACCATGAAGATCGGTTTGGACACGGCTTGGGTCTTGATCGCGAGCATGCTCGTGATCTTTATGAATGCAGGATTCGGGATGTTAGAGACCGGATTCTGTCGCCAAAAGAACGCCGTAAACGTTCTTTCTAAGAACTTGATTGTTTTTGCGTTGTCCACGATCGCCTTCTGGGTCATAGGCTTTGGGTTGATGTTCAGTGACGGCAACCCATTCATTGGTAGCCCTGTTTTCTTCCTTTCCGGTGGCACCTTTAGCTCCCTCGATTGGGCAACGATTCCACTGTCTGCGAAGTTCTTCTTCCAGTTGGCTTTTGCAGGAACGGCAGCAACCATCGTCTCTGGGGCAGTGGCAGAACGCATCAAGTTTGTTGACTTCCTCATCTTTAGCTTGCTCTTGGTTGGAATCGCCTATCCGATCACAGGTCACTGGATTTGGGGGGGCGGATGGTTAGCCACTCAAGGGTTCTATGACTTTGCAGGTTCCACTGTAGTTCACGCTGTTGGTGGTTGGGCTGCTCTGATGGGTGCGGCCTTCCTTGGGCCTCGTCTAGGAAAATTCCGAGCGGATGGTAAGCCTAATGCACTACCGGGTCACAATATGAGTATTGCAACCCTAGGTTGCTTAATTCTCTGGTTGGGCTGGTTTGGCTTTAACCCTGGTTCTACCATGTCTGTTGGTGATGGATCGCTGATTGCTCACATTGCTGTGACCACTAACACAGCAGCTGCTTTTGGGGGAATTGCATCGACTATTGTCGCTTGGTGGTATTTGGGTAAGCCTGACTTGTCCATGATCATCAACGGTATTCTGGCTGGCTTGGTTGCTGTTACGGCTTCCTGTGCTTTCGTGAGTATCCCTTCTGCGGCCATCATCGGCACGATCGGTGGTATCCTGGTAGTCTTTGCGGTCGGTTTCTTTGACAAGATTAAAATTGATGACCCTGTGGGTGCTGTTTCAGTGCACTTGGTTAATGGTGTCTGGGGAACCTTAGCTGTAGGTTTGTTCAGTGAAGGTGGCATCTTTGGTGCAGGGGATGTTGCTCCCAAGGCTGGCTTATTCTTTAATGGCGGAGTTGAACAACTTTGGCTTCAGTTCCTTGGCACTATCTGCGTGGGTGGTATGACGGTTCTTCTCTCCAGCATCTTCTGGGTTGCGCTGAAAGCAACCTTGGGTATCCGGGTGAAACCTGAAGAAGAAATGGAAGGTTTGGACATTAGCGAACATGGTATGGAAGCCTATGCTGGTTTCGTCAAGGAAGTTGCAGGGTTGTCCGGTGCGTCTGGCGATACCTCCGGGTATCCCAGTTCCATGGGAACACCGAAATACTAG
- a CDS encoding DUF2127 domain-containing protein, giving the protein MSHQRPLGLIAIVLYKGFVAGLMFVTAIALLFALKNHDQLAEFSEAYLLESKHRILSALVDHLLHLSPKTLRLSGFGALAYSGVTIVEAVGLWYRKLWAELLVIILVGTSVPFELYELAHGFSLTKSLVLGVNLAVLIYLIQQFRKQRLQHPTKSVNRDAGDKDAGEE; this is encoded by the coding sequence TTGTCCCATCAAAGGCCCCTTGGACTAATCGCGATCGTGCTTTACAAAGGGTTTGTCGCAGGTCTGATGTTCGTGACAGCGATCGCGCTCCTCTTCGCGCTGAAAAATCATGACCAGTTGGCCGAATTTTCGGAAGCCTACCTGCTGGAAAGTAAACACCGGATCCTCAGTGCACTGGTGGATCATCTTCTTCATTTGAGTCCAAAAACACTACGACTCAGTGGCTTTGGTGCGTTGGCCTATTCCGGTGTGACGATCGTGGAAGCCGTGGGGCTGTGGTACCGCAAACTCTGGGCGGAATTATTGGTGATTATTCTAGTCGGCACCAGTGTTCCCTTTGAATTGTATGAACTAGCCCATGGATTTTCTCTCACCAAGTCTCTAGTACTGGGAGTGAATTTAGCGGTTCTGATCTATCTCATTCAGCAATTTAGAAAACAACGTCTCCAGCACCCTACGAAGTCAGTCAATCGAGATGCTGGGGATAAAGATGCTGGGGAGGAATGA
- the nagA gene encoding N-acetylglucosamine-6-phosphate deacetylase, whose protein sequence is MDLPVQANCEANCERWDPLIWNARIPGLQGYQSLGLHNGTIVSITPQLDQERLGVENLIDFDGDWISLGGVDLQINGALGLAFPDLTLDNLDTLAQVGQFLWQQGVDAYCPTIVTTSIDKIHQALAAIDAWMTRPHCSPCQAQIIGVHLEGPFLNPAKRGAHPAEFILPLTVDNVKLVLGDYAHVVKIITLAPEMDASNCAIDYLRSLNMTVSLGHSQATAKQAQAAFDYGATMVTHAFNAMPSLHHREPGLLGAALVDDRVQCGFIADGQHVVPAMLDLLIRARGGNGLQARGDHQGLFLVSDALSPLGLPDGLYPWDSRQIEVTAGTARLPDGTLSGTTLPLLDGTCNLVQWGICPPETAIALATTAPRHAIGLSTDYIGQSQHHLLRWHQTDQGLLQWQRLTGNA, encoded by the coding sequence ATGGATCTTCCTGTGCAAGCGAATTGTGAAGCAAATTGTGAAAGATGGGATCCGTTAATCTGGAACGCACGGATTCCTGGCTTACAGGGCTATCAATCACTGGGTTTGCACAATGGGACGATCGTATCAATCACGCCGCAATTAGATCAAGAGAGACTTGGTGTAGAAAACCTGATCGATTTTGACGGAGACTGGATTTCCCTTGGAGGGGTTGATCTGCAAATTAATGGGGCTTTGGGGCTCGCATTTCCTGATTTGACGCTGGACAATCTGGATACTCTAGCGCAAGTCGGGCAATTCCTTTGGCAGCAGGGAGTCGATGCCTACTGTCCAACGATCGTGACGACTTCAATCGATAAAATTCACCAAGCCCTCGCCGCGATCGATGCCTGGATGACTCGCCCCCACTGCTCCCCGTGCCAAGCCCAAATCATCGGCGTGCACCTGGAAGGCCCCTTTCTCAATCCGGCCAAGCGAGGAGCCCATCCAGCGGAGTTTATTTTGCCCCTCACCGTGGACAACGTGAAATTAGTCCTGGGTGATTACGCCCACGTTGTCAAAATCATCACCCTTGCACCGGAAATGGATGCTAGTAACTGTGCGATCGATTATTTGCGATCGTTAAACATGACCGTTAGTCTGGGCCATTCCCAAGCGACGGCAAAGCAGGCTCAAGCGGCCTTTGACTACGGTGCTACTATGGTGACCCACGCCTTTAATGCCATGCCCAGTTTGCACCATCGGGAACCGGGATTATTGGGGGCAGCACTTGTGGACGATCGGGTGCAGTGTGGTTTCATTGCCGATGGCCAGCATGTGGTACCGGCAATGTTGGACTTACTGATACGGGCGAGGGGGGGCAATGGTCTTCAAGCGAGGGGAGATCATCAAGGACTATTTTTAGTGAGTGATGCGCTGTCGCCCTTGGGTTTACCCGATGGCTTGTATCCCTGGGATAGTCGGCAAATTGAGGTCACCGCAGGCACCGCACGGCTACCCGATGGGACGTTATCGGGAACAACCCTGCCATTATTAGACGGGACGTGCAATTTGGTGCAGTGGGGCATTTGTCCACCAGAAACCGCGATCGCCCTCGCCACCACCGCCCCCCGCCACGCGATAGGCTTATCTACCGATTACATCGGCCAGTCCCAACACCACCTTTTGCGGTGGCATCAGACTGACCAAGGGCTGCTGCAATGGCAACGCTTAACGGGCAATGCTTAA
- a CDS encoding AAA family ATPase, giving the protein MDLFDHHRQAVVAAEAPLAARMRPRNLDEFVGQSAILGEGRLLRRAIQADQLSSVIFYGPPGTGKTTLAQIIANTTQAHFIAINAVLAGVQAIRDAIATAQERRGLYQQRTILFVDEVHRFNKSQQDALLPWVENGTVILIGATTENPYFEVNKALVSRSRIFQLKTLEPDDLRQIVHLALMDPDRGYGQRSIHLEEAALEHWVNVANGDARALLNALELAVSTTPKNDQGVIQISLTVAEESIQRRAVLYDKEGDAHFDTISAFIKSLRGSDPDAAMYWLARMVYAGEDPRFIFRRMLILAGEDVGLADPNAVVVVNACAAAFDRIGLPEGRYPLAQAALYLATCPKSNSVMGFFDALATIEREREADVPNPLRDPSRDKEGFGHGAGYLYPHAYRDHWVAQQYLPTGLQGKVFYQPSNQGHEAHIAETVARQREAQLAAMVEAGAIGEVAGAIARSIEVLSTSPADPALDRWLQRTLSQTGETLGQIRDRVFAIAQAQRHHVILDLNAGTGLLTWEAVRQVPEGGVYALPQDAETAQALLEQAQALPEVHRPIVLSPQVSLSLSLNALPPTLKFDRIIGRNYLMNLANKAEALGEITTRLAPTGRLVLAESVPRHAQRLYHLVDRAWLSTKLYNQWRKAEEQIYQQTENPKVNWDEKDVQQLLEAMGFQVQLEVTVSETQTYLSPALFDRWFSPLSQYRQYLQTELSATAIEQIRQLFKERLLHQTVPWRSRLIYLAAQGSPGDRSRSTSGNSQ; this is encoded by the coding sequence ATGGATCTGTTTGATCACCATCGGCAAGCCGTTGTAGCAGCAGAAGCGCCCCTCGCAGCTCGGATGCGCCCCCGCAACCTAGATGAATTCGTCGGACAATCGGCCATCTTGGGGGAAGGTCGTCTACTGCGCCGCGCCATCCAAGCCGATCAACTCTCCTCTGTAATCTTCTACGGGCCACCGGGAACGGGCAAAACCACCCTCGCCCAAATCATTGCCAACACCACCCAAGCCCACTTCATCGCCATCAATGCTGTACTGGCCGGAGTCCAGGCCATCCGCGACGCGATCGCCACCGCCCAGGAACGCCGAGGACTGTACCAACAGCGCACGATTTTATTTGTCGATGAGGTGCACCGCTTCAACAAGTCCCAACAGGATGCCTTGCTGCCCTGGGTGGAAAATGGCACCGTGATTTTGATCGGAGCAACCACGGAAAACCCCTACTTTGAAGTCAACAAGGCCCTCGTCAGCCGATCGCGCATCTTCCAACTCAAAACCCTGGAACCCGATGACCTGCGACAAATTGTGCACCTCGCGCTAATGGATCCCGATCGGGGCTATGGCCAGCGATCGATTCACCTGGAGGAAGCGGCGCTGGAACACTGGGTTAATGTGGCCAATGGCGATGCGCGGGCGTTGCTGAATGCCTTGGAACTCGCGGTTTCCACCACGCCGAAAAATGATCAGGGCGTGATTCAGATTTCCCTCACCGTCGCGGAGGAGTCAATTCAACGGCGGGCCGTGCTCTACGACAAAGAAGGCGATGCCCACTTCGATACCATCAGCGCCTTTATCAAAAGTCTGCGGGGTTCCGATCCGGATGCGGCCATGTACTGGCTGGCTCGAATGGTCTACGCCGGAGAAGATCCCCGCTTTATTTTTCGGCGGATGCTGATTCTGGCGGGGGAAGATGTGGGACTGGCCGATCCCAATGCGGTGGTGGTGGTCAATGCCTGTGCTGCTGCCTTCGATCGCATTGGCCTGCCGGAGGGGCGTTATCCCTTGGCCCAAGCGGCGTTGTACTTAGCCACCTGCCCTAAATCCAATAGCGTTATGGGCTTTTTTGATGCCCTGGCGACGATCGAGCGGGAACGGGAAGCGGACGTGCCCAATCCACTGCGGGATCCCAGTCGAGACAAAGAAGGCTTTGGCCATGGGGCGGGCTATCTCTATCCCCACGCCTACCGCGATCACTGGGTGGCCCAGCAATACTTACCCACGGGACTCCAGGGCAAAGTATTTTATCAACCGTCCAACCAGGGCCACGAAGCCCACATCGCAGAAACGGTGGCACGGCAGCGGGAAGCCCAACTGGCGGCCATGGTGGAAGCCGGAGCGATCGGGGAGGTGGCTGGAGCCATAGCAAGGTCGATCGAAGTTCTGTCTACCAGTCCTGCCGATCCAGCCCTCGATCGCTGGCTGCAACGCACCCTCAGCCAAACGGGGGAAACCTTGGGACAAATTCGCGATCGGGTCTTTGCGATCGCCCAAGCCCAACGGCACCACGTCATTTTGGATTTAAATGCAGGAACAGGCTTACTGACCTGGGAAGCCGTGCGACAGGTACCCGAAGGGGGCGTGTATGCGCTGCCCCAGGACGCGGAAACAGCCCAAGCACTGCTGGAACAGGCTCAAGCCTTACCAGAGGTGCATCGCCCGATCGTCCTATCCCCCCAGGTTTCCCTGAGCCTGAGTCTGAACGCCCTCCCACCAACGCTAAAATTCGATCGCATCATCGGGCGCAATTACTTGATGAATCTGGCTAATAAAGCCGAAGCTTTAGGGGAAATCACCACCAGACTCGCGCCAACGGGGCGGTTGGTGTTAGCGGAATCGGTACCCCGCCATGCCCAGCGGCTCTATCACCTAGTCGATCGGGCGTGGCTCTCCACCAAGCTCTATAACCAATGGCGCAAGGCTGAGGAGCAGATTTATCAACAGACCGAGAATCCCAAGGTGAATTGGGATGAAAAGGATGTGCAACAACTTCTAGAAGCGATGGGTTTCCAAGTTCAGCTAGAGGTCACTGTGTCTGAAACCCAGACCTACCTGAGCCCTGCCCTGTTCGATCGCTGGTTTAGTCCCCTATCCCAATATCGGCAATATTTACAAACTGAATTATCCGCAACGGCGATCGAGCAAATTCGCCAACTGTTTAAAGAACGCCTGCTGCATCAAACGGTGCCTTGGCGAAGTCGCCTGATTTACCTTGCAGCACAAGGGAGTCCGGGCGATCGTTCCAGGTCAACTTCAGGAAATTCTCAATGA
- a CDS encoding Uma2 family endonuclease: MVTVIPSESPTTREQERILLQGITWETFQGLIQELETQPSKRLTYNNGNLEIWMPLPPHERYKKFFARLVEVLTEEQEIEICSLGSCTWSRADLAKGVEADECYYIQNEPAIRGRMTIDLAMTYGRSKTIDPPPDLAIEVDMISLSLPRLPIYGALGIPEIWRYDGTRSQILVWQAGEYQPVDRSICLPIVTPTILDHFLTQVLTMGETSWVKSIRTWVRTTGKP, translated from the coding sequence ATGGTCACGGTCATCCCCAGCGAATCTCCAACCACCCGCGAGCAAGAACGCATCTTGCTCCAAGGCATCACCTGGGAAACCTTTCAGGGTTTAATTCAAGAACTCGAAACCCAGCCCAGCAAACGGCTCACCTACAACAACGGAAACCTGGAGATTTGGATGCCGTTACCACCCCACGAACGATACAAGAAATTTTTCGCCCGTTTAGTGGAAGTCCTAACGGAAGAACAAGAAATTGAAATTTGTAGCTTAGGTTCCTGTACTTGGAGCCGCGCTGACCTTGCTAAAGGTGTTGAAGCTGATGAATGTTACTACATCCAAAATGAACCTGCCATTCGCGGACGTATGACCATCGACCTCGCGATGACCTACGGTCGGTCGAAGACCATCGACCCACCCCCTGACCTAGCAATCGAAGTTGACATGATCAGCCTTTCCCTCCCTCGCCTACCCATCTATGGGGCCTTAGGCATCCCCGAAATTTGGCGGTATGACGGTACCCGATCGCAAATTCTGGTGTGGCAAGCAGGCGAATATCAACCCGTTGACCGATCGATTTGCCTGCCGATCGTGACTCCCACCATACTTGACCATTTCTTGACCCAAGTTTTGACCATGGGAGAAACCAGTTGGGTGAAATCCATCAGAACCTGGGTGCGGACGACTGGCAAACCGTGA
- a CDS encoding AIPR family protein, protein MTEKKVQFFAKSACRVFQDSDDNRQLWSLTVAVKDLPQGFPYGPNARNADLAAKPAKAMLGTLRSEPQQFIYYNNGIMLVVGSLRARRVEGGDFEVRIKYIESNEETEDFLGHGVLNGGHTYKALMHALYGQHKRGERYPEIHQAYVQVTVAVGVDEESVASISRARNLSKAVPDYALKNLERDWQKIERYLPSSYRSNVIFKPNEFEENPDEAPKYTVVDLVQRLALLNNDLFDFRKDSHPVTAYTGKGSLVSKWNDKNYEHVLPLLPDILWLEEKVMEAHENLNGYSSSGKKIVITKVSGCSNQPSTLITGRTFNLTVAPPFVMPVLAAFRLLIKDGQWIKPKEELWDQYGVMLVERLWDNYKMEGRSSAASFGRSKSTWNALTNTIAMQFVQI, encoded by the coding sequence ATGACAGAGAAGAAAGTTCAATTCTTTGCTAAGTCTGCCTGTCGCGTTTTTCAGGACAGCGATGATAATAGGCAGCTTTGGTCTTTGACTGTAGCGGTCAAAGATTTGCCACAAGGTTTTCCATATGGGCCGAATGCCAGGAATGCTGATCTGGCTGCCAAGCCTGCCAAGGCTATGCTCGGAACTCTAAGGTCAGAACCTCAGCAGTTTATCTATTACAACAATGGCATCATGCTAGTTGTTGGATCCCTTCGAGCGAGACGAGTTGAAGGTGGAGATTTTGAAGTTCGAATTAAGTACATAGAGTCAAACGAGGAAACGGAAGATTTTCTTGGTCATGGTGTTCTCAATGGAGGACATACTTACAAGGCTTTGATGCACGCTCTTTACGGGCAACACAAACGGGGAGAGCGTTACCCAGAGATTCACCAAGCTTATGTTCAAGTCACAGTAGCAGTTGGTGTTGACGAGGAGAGTGTCGCAAGTATTAGCCGTGCCAGAAATCTCTCTAAAGCAGTACCAGATTATGCGTTGAAAAATCTTGAACGTGATTGGCAAAAGATAGAAAGGTATTTGCCTTCAAGTTATCGCAGCAATGTAATTTTCAAGCCTAATGAGTTTGAGGAAAATCCAGACGAGGCTCCAAAATACACGGTTGTTGATCTTGTTCAAAGGTTAGCTCTTCTCAACAATGACTTATTCGATTTTAGAAAGGATAGTCATCCTGTAACTGCTTACACAGGAAAAGGTTCTCTTGTTAGTAAGTGGAATGACAAAAACTACGAGCATGTGCTTCCTCTGCTGCCTGACATCCTGTGGTTAGAGGAGAAAGTCATGGAAGCTCATGAAAACCTTAACGGATATAGCAGCAGTGGCAAGAAGATTGTGATTACAAAAGTCAGTGGATGCAGTAATCAGCCTTCTACTTTGATTACGGGTCGAACTTTCAATCTCACAGTTGCGCCTCCATTTGTCATGCCTGTTTTAGCAGCTTTCCGCCTTCTTATTAAAGATGGTCAGTGGATAAAACCTAAAGAGGAATTATGGGATCAGTATGGAGTGATGCTAGTCGAAAGGCTGTGGGATAACTACAAAATGGAAGGACGCTCAAGCGCAGCATCCTTTGGTCGTTCGAAGAGTACTTGGAATGCTCTAACTAATACAATTGCTATGCAATTTGTTCAAATCTAA
- a CDS encoding acyltransferase, whose protein sequence is MTRSRLQRKGRLPWLEGIRIFAAVFLLLYHAQLLLTRYAYTPQPTGLLDNWQRMTAAVAPLGTGPFTWLWSLPIWFGYQFVDVFVLISGFSLVLSLKGQPIEPGSFIRQRFLRILWPFWTVAWLGYPILWAIGSLTHSYIPNPWHIFAGLTFPLLFDYGGLLLLSTNGPWWFVPLILSFALVFPLLWHLIHRWGMKNVLIASIAVTLGYRVLATYVLEGHPTYAMVSADAGWQPFLTFVAKLSTFVVGMIVGIQYQRGKGAVYWSNGKALLMGIPVYVLGFVGQFYRSGWITDEFFIAIGLSLISMVIFRGLLQIFNCDRFLSSLGKHSYSYYLIHNFIVDRIMHLYVGDNVGRYYQALPGMILGTLALAMLVDWVTPQFQKGVVILWRWLDRGLRNTPEAWTPQVGDPVIYQEQGGWSILQLEQMRRDASLDLCCITRDGESLWVNVQDLKPVTMAGNPLFI, encoded by the coding sequence ATGACTCGATCGCGACTGCAAAGAAAAGGTAGGCTTCCTTGGCTGGAGGGGATCCGTATTTTTGCTGCAGTATTTCTCTTGCTCTACCATGCACAGTTGCTCTTAACCCGGTATGCATACACGCCTCAGCCGACGGGATTACTAGACAACTGGCAACGAATGACGGCAGCGGTGGCCCCTTTGGGGACAGGCCCATTTACCTGGCTCTGGAGTCTACCCATTTGGTTTGGCTATCAGTTTGTCGATGTATTTGTCCTGATCAGTGGGTTTAGCCTAGTGCTTTCGCTCAAGGGCCAGCCGATCGAACCTGGCTCCTTTATTCGACAGCGATTTTTGAGAATTCTCTGGCCCTTTTGGACGGTGGCTTGGCTGGGTTATCCCATTCTCTGGGCGATCGGCAGCTTGACCCACAGCTACATTCCCAATCCTTGGCACATTTTTGCGGGGCTCACGTTTCCCTTGCTGTTTGACTATGGTGGACTTTTGCTGCTGTCCACCAATGGCCCTTGGTGGTTTGTGCCGCTGATTTTGAGTTTTGCGCTAGTCTTTCCCCTGCTCTGGCATCTCATACACCGATGGGGTATGAAAAATGTCTTGATTGCCAGTATTGCAGTGACGTTGGGATATCGAGTTCTCGCAACCTACGTCCTAGAAGGACATCCAACCTATGCCATGGTTAGTGCAGATGCAGGCTGGCAACCGTTTTTGACTTTTGTGGCCAAGCTCAGTACGTTTGTCGTCGGTATGATCGTCGGCATTCAATATCAACGGGGGAAAGGTGCCGTTTACTGGAGTAATGGCAAAGCCTTGTTGATGGGTATTCCAGTGTATGTTCTTGGTTTTGTAGGGCAGTTTTATCGATCGGGGTGGATTACCGATGAATTTTTCATTGCGATTGGTCTGTCTCTAATCTCTATGGTTATTTTTCGTGGTTTGTTGCAGATTTTTAATTGCGATCGCTTTCTCTCAAGTCTTGGTAAACATAGTTACAGCTATTACTTAATCCATAATTTCATTGTCGATAGAATTATGCATCTTTACGTTGGGGATAATGTTGGTCGATACTATCAGGCTCTACCAGGAATGATTCTTGGAACCTTGGCGTTAGCGATGTTGGTAGACTGGGTAACGCCACAATTCCAGAAGGGTGTCGTTATTCTGTGGCGTTGGCTCGATCGTGGGCTGCGGAACACTCCAGAAGCTTGGACTCCCCAAGTGGGCGATCCTGTTATCTATCAAGAACAGGGAGGCTGGTCAATTTTACAGTTGGAACAGATGCGGCGAGATGCATCACTTGATCTGTGCTGTATTACCCGTGATGGTGAATCTTTGTGGGTGAATGTGCAGGATCTCAAGCCCGTAACGATGGCAGGGAATCCGCTTTTCATCTGA
- a CDS encoding heavy-metal-associated domain-containing protein, with the protein MLIQLTIPDMMCSACANTISQAITEIDPQAKVEADPVTKLVKIESQTSEVDLRSAIVAAGYTLA; encoded by the coding sequence ATGCTGATTCAGCTAACGATTCCCGACATGATGTGTAGTGCCTGTGCTAACACCATTAGCCAAGCGATTACCGAGATCGACCCGCAGGCCAAAGTTGAGGCTGATCCAGTGACTAAACTGGTGAAAATTGAGAGTCAAACGTCTGAGGTAGATCTTCGATCGGCGATCGTGGCCGCAGGCTACACTCTTGCTTAA
- the lipB gene encoding lipoyl(octanoyl) transferase LipB produces MAGLRESATIEIPELTIAQTNAIARLVVYSALFKLETLYLVVLEKNLAENRRSCRLYQPGLVPYAEAWAWQQQQVRDRKAQIDAGLDPADSLMLLEHPPVYTLGQGSDTGFLKFDPQTAEYELHRIERGGEVTYHCPGQLVGYPILNLQHYRKDLHWYLRQLEEVIIQVLGEYGLQGDRVPGLTGVWVEGAKVAAIGIKVSRWITMHGFALNVCPDLSGFSQIVPCGIADKPVGRMTDWLPGLTVEQVLPIVVQKFAEVFEVSFSSH; encoded by the coding sequence ATGGCAGGTTTGAGAGAATCTGCAACAATTGAGATTCCAGAACTCACGATCGCCCAAACAAACGCGATCGCTAGACTCGTAGTTTACAGTGCTTTGTTCAAGTTGGAGACACTATATCTAGTGGTACTTGAGAAAAATTTAGCAGAAAACCGTCGATCGTGCCGCCTCTATCAACCCGGATTAGTGCCCTATGCCGAGGCATGGGCATGGCAACAGCAACAGGTGCGCGATCGTAAAGCCCAAATCGATGCAGGCTTGGATCCTGCAGACAGCCTAATGCTGCTAGAACATCCGCCCGTCTACACCCTGGGGCAAGGATCCGATACAGGGTTTCTCAAATTTGACCCGCAGACAGCGGAGTATGAACTACATCGCATCGAACGCGGCGGCGAAGTCACCTACCACTGCCCCGGCCAACTGGTGGGATACCCGATTTTGAACCTACAGCACTACCGCAAGGACTTGCATTGGTACCTGCGGCAATTGGAAGAAGTGATTATCCAAGTGTTGGGCGAATACGGATTACAGGGCGATCGCGTTCCAGGATTGACCGGTGTCTGGGTCGAAGGGGCTAAGGTCGCAGCGATCGGCATCAAAGTCAGCCGCTGGATTACCATGCATGGGTTCGCCTTGAATGTCTGCCCAGATTTATCTGGATTTAGCCAAATTGTGCCTTGCGGGATTGCCGATAAACCCGTGGGACGGATGACCGATTGGCTTCCCGGCCTAACGGTTGAGCAAGTGTTACCGATCGTCGTACAGAAATTTGCTGAAGTCTTTGAAGTCTCATTCAGTTCGCACTAA
- the thiD gene encoding bifunctional hydroxymethylpyrimidine kinase/phosphomethylpyrimidine kinase, which produces MAPPASPIPPIVLTIAGSDSGGGAGIQADLKTFAFHRVHGTSALTCVTAQNTLGVTRVEALPPEAVLAQVEAIIQDMTVQAVKTGMLLNQGIMLAVAELAQELAFKNLVVDPVMVSRAGVQLIGDDAIETLRDRLLPLATIATPNRYEAQILTGIAIHDLAGMKAAAQQMHQLGPKAVLIKGGGMTGALRGVDVWFDGTRLEVLQTECVDTPHTHGTGCTLSAAIVANLALGDDLLTATLKAKNYVTQALGYALNIGQGQGPVGHFFPLLVPSTVP; this is translated from the coding sequence ATGGCCCCACCAGCTTCCCCCATCCCCCCGATCGTACTGACGATCGCAGGCTCTGATAGTGGCGGTGGAGCGGGGATCCAAGCCGACTTAAAGACCTTTGCCTTTCATCGGGTGCACGGAACCAGTGCCCTAACCTGTGTCACTGCACAGAATACGCTGGGTGTCACGCGGGTTGAAGCATTGCCCCCCGAAGCGGTACTTGCACAGGTGGAAGCCATTATTCAAGATATGACTGTGCAGGCGGTCAAAACTGGGATGCTGCTGAACCAAGGGATTATGTTGGCAGTGGCGGAACTTGCCCAGGAACTCGCTTTTAAGAATTTAGTCGTCGATCCGGTCATGGTGTCTCGGGCTGGGGTGCAACTAATTGGGGATGATGCGATCGAAACGCTACGCGATCGCCTTCTACCGCTGGCCACAATCGCCACCCCCAATCGCTATGAAGCCCAGATTCTCACGGGCATTGCGATCCATGACCTGGCAGGTATGAAAGCCGCAGCCCAGCAGATGCATCAACTGGGGCCAAAGGCAGTTTTGATCAAAGGCGGTGGCATGACTGGGGCGCTCCGAGGGGTAGATGTCTGGTTTGATGGCACGCGGCTGGAAGTGTTGCAAACGGAGTGCGTAGATACGCCCCATACCCACGGAACCGGCTGCACGCTCTCAGCGGCGATCGTGGCCAACTTAGCCTTGGGAGACGATTTATTGACGGCGACACTTAAAGCCAAAAACTATGTGACCCAAGCGCTGGGGTATGCGCTGAATATTGGTCAAGGCCAAGGCCCTGTTGGGCATTTCTTTCCGCTACTTGTGCCGTCAACCGTGCCGTAA